From the endosymbiont of Bathymodiolus septemdierum str. Myojin knoll genome, one window contains:
- a CDS encoding type II toxin-antitoxin system RelE family toxin: MRYKLEFNEQALKEWGKLNSTIKEQFKKKLKQILENPKIPKNRLRGYENIYKIKLRQSGFRLAYKVIDNRLVVYVVAVGKRDKNKIYNLLRQRSTKDFGSR, translated from the coding sequence ATGCGTTATAAATTAGAATTTAACGAACAGGCATTAAAAGAATGGGGCAAACTAAATTCCACCATTAAAGAGCAATTTAAAAAGAAATTAAAACAGATTTTAGAAAATCCCAAAATTCCTAAAAACAGATTGAGGGGATATGAAAATATCTATAAGATAAAATTAAGGCAATCAGGATTTAGACTTGCATATAAAGTTATTGATAATAGATTGGTAGTCTATGTTGTTGCGGTAGGAAAAAGAGATAAAAACAAGATTTATAACTTACTAAGACAAAGAAGCACAAAAGATTTTGGGTCTAGATAA
- a CDS encoding C39 family peptidase yields the protein MTFGVNAGVIVPVSNYSIEVKTKTWKDLRDARIVKQDKDYSCGAASMATLLNEFYNQSFTEIELLKAMNKGDGRASFNDMEKVLPQFGFRGIGYALSFEKLSKLKIPTIVYLKHRKNDHFSVLRGINKNTVWLADPSLGNRTYSRSQFLDMWDTRDDKLLKGKILAILPNHKTRQSIDFFTKTPKRQTSFASSLEILQRF from the coding sequence TTGACATTTGGTGTTAATGCAGGCGTGATTGTTCCAGTATCAAATTATTCTATTGAAGTTAAAACCAAAACTTGGAAAGATTTAAGAGATGCGCGTATTGTTAAACAAGATAAGGATTATTCTTGTGGAGCAGCATCAATGGCAACTTTGCTAAATGAGTTCTATAATCAATCATTCACTGAAATAGAATTATTAAAAGCTATGAACAAAGGAGATGGTCGCGCCTCATTTAATGATATGGAAAAAGTATTACCACAGTTTGGCTTTCGTGGTATTGGTTACGCCCTATCATTTGAGAAATTATCTAAGCTTAAAATTCCAACGATTGTGTATTTAAAACATCGAAAAAATGACCACTTTTCAGTTCTGCGTGGGATTAATAAAAATACTGTTTGGCTGGCTGATCCATCGCTGGGCAATCGTACTTATAGCAGATCTCAGTTTTTAGATATGTGGGATACCAGAGACGATAAGCTATTAAAAGGGAAAATATTGGCGATATTGCCCAATCATAAGACTAGGCAGTCAATTGATTTTTTTACAAAAACACCAAAACGCCAAACTTCCTTTGCAAGTAGTTTAGAAATACTACAGCGCTTTTAG
- a CDS encoding YifB family Mg chelatase-like AAA ATPase — protein MNSGFKLPKGRITVSLAPANLPKSGGRYDLPIAIGLLIASEQINPSVNLEQFEFFGELGLDGVLRVTEGLLPAIIASSQDQRNIILPVQDANQYALVSQAKIYPCESLLQVCELLHGADNINQLVHNLADEQLAYQNDFSQVKGQYHAKRALEIAVSGGHNLLLIGPPGSGKTMLAERLPSIMPPLTTDKALERASVYSVANKPLDLTQLKIRSFRSPHHSSSAVALVGGGSPPKPGEISLAHEGVLFLDELPEFPRSVLEVLRQPLESGEIHLSRAAQQSTFPANFQLIGAMNPCPCGFYGDGTAKCHCTADQIDRYKNKISGPLLDRIDMVLNVPPLPKKDLLNQENTTAETSEIIRERVLKAYEKQIKRQSKTNDKLTPDEIDKLIKLEQANKQLLEMAIDKFHLSARAYHRILKVARTIADLDNSDTVNTRHLTEAISYRRDA, from the coding sequence ATGAATTCAGGCTTTAAATTACCAAAAGGCCGCATTACCGTCAGCCTTGCCCCTGCCAATTTACCAAAAAGTGGTGGGCGTTACGATTTACCAATTGCAATTGGCCTCTTAATTGCAAGTGAACAAATCAACCCTAGTGTCAATCTGGAACAATTTGAATTTTTCGGAGAATTGGGGTTAGACGGTGTATTGCGCGTCACTGAGGGCCTGCTACCCGCCATTATTGCCAGTAGCCAAGACCAACGCAATATCATTCTGCCCGTGCAAGATGCCAACCAATACGCATTAGTCAGTCAAGCAAAAATCTATCCATGCGAGAGTCTTTTACAAGTCTGCGAACTGCTACATGGTGCAGACAATATCAATCAATTAGTGCATAATTTAGCCGATGAACAACTTGCTTATCAAAACGATTTTTCTCAAGTCAAAGGTCAGTACCACGCCAAACGCGCCTTAGAAATTGCCGTGAGTGGTGGGCATAATTTATTACTAATCGGTCCACCTGGCTCAGGTAAAACAATGTTGGCAGAACGCTTACCCTCTATCATGCCACCCCTCACCACTGACAAGGCACTAGAAAGAGCATCTGTCTATTCCGTCGCTAATAAGCCACTAGATTTAACGCAATTAAAAATCCGCTCATTTCGCAGCCCGCACCATTCGTCTTCGGCAGTCGCCTTAGTCGGTGGTGGCTCGCCACCCAAACCCGGTGAAATCTCATTGGCTCACGAAGGTGTGTTGTTTTTAGACGAATTACCCGAATTCCCAAGGAGTGTTTTAGAGGTATTACGCCAACCTTTAGAAAGTGGTGAAATCCACCTATCACGCGCTGCACAACAATCCACTTTCCCCGCTAATTTCCAACTTATCGGCGCAATGAACCCCTGCCCTTGTGGATTTTATGGCGATGGCACTGCCAAATGCCACTGCACCGCAGACCAAATTGACCGCTACAAAAACAAAATATCGGGACCACTACTAGATAGAATTGATATGGTATTAAATGTTCCGCCCTTACCTAAAAAAGACCTGCTTAACCAAGAAAACACAACTGCAGAAACCAGTGAAATAATCAGAGAAAGAGTATTAAAAGCCTATGAAAAACAAATAAAACGCCAAAGCAAAACCAACGACAAACTCACCCCCGATGAAATCGACAAACTCATTAAACTAGAGCAAGCCAACAAACAACTTTTAGAAATGGCAATAGATAAATTCCACCTCTCAGCCAGAGCCTATCACCGCATTCTCAAAGTCGCTAGAACTATTGCAGACCTAGACAACTCAGACACCGTAAATACCCGGCATTTAACCGAGGCGATTAGCTATCGGCGTGATGCTTGA
- a CDS encoding cadherin-like domain-containing protein, which translates to MSDYLKEWKEAISKDARDFYQSLSGKSDAQMQGLGHNDDLDAFRHAYTSGRVSQLTFDWVAEYFGNKNELPNDKTKNKNKNDPYEHRMDLWNNEIGRRFAQQNDNKGELATKLYQELSDGKLATNIQDKRIQSLYSNDPRLLSDDDGVREVLSESDVEKINQEIDLALKNPNAQTNQNPLNSFQDQLDAAANNPELKDSVEQVENEFKDKATINEDIPSYDQWFDKKYTEWFDTEFSQWFDTNYETYLNEQYDDYLDDQYFEQHSNKNTEWSNEKYAQWYSEQHWELHDEKYDEWQDEKYFDWYYEQYYELNDEKYAEWYSEKHWELYDEKYSEWEDEKYFDWYYDEYYGLSDEKYADWYSDKHWETYDEKYDEWQDEKYYDWKYDYDGEEDGYDEWFDESYDEWFDESYDEWFDEYYSEWFSEQYDEWFDEYYDEWFDESYSEWFDENYDEWFDEYYSEWFSEQYDEWFDEYYDEWFSEQYDEWFDENYDAWFDGQYDEWFNKTYDAWFDEAYEDWYQENINNDEQYNQWYDAKYSEWHDEKYTEWSSQKYQEWKNSKYDEWTGEYNNEYPSGAPVILDLDGNGIEITTLDNSNAYFDFDDDTYLEKTAWTTDAILVFDENNDGQITSSSEIAFAKLTDTDDTDLEALKTEFDSNNDGVLNANDTQFSQFKLWQDSNQNGAVDTGELQTLTQAGITSISLVSDEQQQILDDGSTVFGKTTFTKDDGTTGEVADVAFKYKTSGYKMVKTDSGYEMRLEQDSSEKGSYFHTSPDALNINLKDNNYDIVTGNIGDDTLDGSTTDYDVLISGGAGDDTLLGGSGNDILIGGAGLDTFNAGSGNDTITVNNDDILTSTYIDGGSGYDKLVIKGDSTVNVNLDELNIESVTLGDGISTVTGNSDDVNYLIIGGTNTATITTAGGRDIIYGGVSVDTINSGSGDDYIVTDNGDDVINAGDGDDVIYGGAGDDAINAGSGKDTIYLEGDLDVISGGSDADTFKLSYQDQEAKSGLTNLIKDFELGVDTLDLSNVKSMRSMDDISISSVNQNGKTYAKIDVGHNKNAIYLEGVSSSFLTKDNFEFYNHKAINLAEVTLSMSEDQSLTITSAQLLANVIDFDGDDLSVVSLSVVGSDAGNATLTDNNNGTWTLTPKANFSGDIAFNYQISDGYEATDAKAKITVEAVADKVSVVDNGKQATTYGLNIENDFWDKIGYHKLVSSYESYTMQEGSSAYLLQTTTKTGVSGTKTYSSDIDSFLTLGDSSVKDVSSQASNGSALKSNFIVSEGDTVSFHYMFDTDDYQPYVDFATYSIGNEVYQLSSVAEVGNFGNSGWKEISFVAQSSGNLGFAVLNLKDGAVNSSLLIDNVVVNAENNQVQVGDIYKLPFDFNLAGIDGSESLTIIIKGLPNSATLSHGSLLTNGYWQLTKTQYDNLEITFSEKNKTYNLTVNAISTESSNGDTNIVSQTAQVKVSSSSALTDLAFSVAEDNLLVIDKSTITNNIGVDNITITNIGSENSISSIDENGNIKIVPNDNYSGLETLSYTVVAGGNEYYGNINVEVVARADSPLLLVETNDYVFDFSSGNLNNWQTVGDVDVVSSYDGFNSADNDGYMARLTTGYGSVDQSVLESFMNMGNGKLDTFNGNATNGSAMQTVIDVKTGDIVSFEYIFSTNDYAPYNDFALVKIGDDSFKLSDVSTVGDYGASDGWQKFQYIASSNGKLNLAVANLLDTWVSSSLMIDNVVISSNNTLEVASNSTLALPITAVLNDTDGSETLSISIKNLPSEVTLNNGAKQADGSYLLSQNDLSNLQLITGNFSGHLNIEIEATSVEFSNSDTATSSKTLSIDVIQTGDANDNQLVGDEGDNIIRGLAGDDTITGIQGDDTLSGGLGSDTFVYSNNNDGNDTITDFSLSEGDKLDLSDLVDYQEGQNITDFVSVENIGNDSIVHIDSDGAGIGESYVSITLSNATLSFEDLSNADVLIVL; encoded by the coding sequence ATGTCAGATTATTTAAAAGAATGGAAGGAAGCAATATCTAAAGATGCTCGTGACTTTTATCAAAGCCTTTCAGGTAAATCCGATGCTCAGATGCAAGGATTAGGGCACAATGATGATTTAGACGCCTTTCGTCATGCTTATACCAGTGGTCGAGTGTCTCAATTAACATTTGATTGGGTGGCTGAATATTTTGGCAATAAAAACGAATTGCCAAATGATAAAACTAAAAATAAAAATAAAAATGATCCATACGAACATCGAATGGACTTGTGGAACAATGAAATTGGCAGAAGATTTGCACAACAAAATGATAATAAAGGGGAGTTAGCGACAAAGTTATACCAAGAATTATCAGATGGCAAATTAGCAACCAATATTCAAGACAAGCGCATACAAAGTTTATACTCCAATGACCCTAGATTATTGTCAGACGATGATGGTGTTAGAGAAGTTCTTAGCGAATCAGATGTTGAGAAAATCAATCAAGAAATAGATTTAGCATTAAAAAATCCAAATGCACAAACTAACCAAAACCCACTTAACAGCTTCCAAGATCAACTTGATGCCGCCGCTAACAATCCAGAATTAAAAGATAGCGTTGAACAAGTTGAGAATGAATTCAAAGATAAAGCCACTATAAACGAAGATATTCCTAGTTATGACCAGTGGTTTGATAAAAAATACACCGAGTGGTTTGACACTGAGTTTAGCCAGTGGTTTGATACCAATTACGAAACTTATCTCAACGAACAATATGACGATTACTTAGATGACCAATACTTTGAACAACACAGCAACAAAAACACCGAGTGGAGCAATGAAAAATACGCACAGTGGTATAGCGAGCAACACTGGGAATTACACGATGAGAAGTATGATGAGTGGCAGGATGAGAAATATTTTGATTGGTATTACGAACAATATTATGAGTTGAATGACGAGAAGTATGCTGAATGGTATAGCGAAAAACATTGGGAACTATATGATGAAAAGTATAGCGAATGGGAGGATGAAAAATACTTTGACTGGTATTACGATGAGTATTATGGATTAAGTGATGAAAAATACGCTGACTGGTATAGTGATAAACACTGGGAAACATATGACGAAAAGTATGATGAATGGCAAGATGAAAAGTATTATGATTGGAAATATGATTACGATGGCGAAGAGGATGGTTATGACGAGTGGTTTGATGAGAGCTATGACGAGTGGTTTGATGAGAGCTATGATGAGTGGTTCGATGAATACTACAGCGAATGGTTCAGCGAACAATATGATGAATGGTTTGATGAGTATTATGATGAATGGTTTGACGAAAGTTACAGCGAGTGGTTTGATGAAAATTACGACGAATGGTTTGACGAATACTACAGTGAGTGGTTTAGCGAGCAGTATGATGAATGGTTTGATGAATACTATGATGAGTGGTTTAGTGAACAATACGACGAGTGGTTTGATGAGAATTACGATGCGTGGTTCGATGGACAATATGACGAATGGTTTAATAAAACTTATGACGCATGGTTTGACGAAGCCTATGAAGATTGGTATCAGGAAAACATCAATAATGACGAGCAATATAATCAGTGGTATGACGCAAAATATAGTGAGTGGCATGATGAAAAATACACTGAGTGGTCAAGCCAAAAATATCAGGAATGGAAAAACAGCAAATATGATGAGTGGACTGGTGAATACAACAATGAATACCCGTCTGGTGCGCCAGTTATACTAGACCTAGATGGAAATGGTATAGAAATTACCACTTTAGATAACTCAAATGCCTATTTTGATTTTGATGATGATACTTACTTAGAAAAAACCGCTTGGACAACAGATGCAATATTAGTCTTTGATGAAAATAATGACGGTCAAATAACAAGCAGTAGTGAAATTGCCTTTGCCAAACTAACAGATACTGATGATACAGATCTTGAAGCGCTTAAAACCGAGTTTGACAGTAATAATGATGGCGTATTAAACGCAAATGATACACAGTTTAGCCAGTTTAAACTGTGGCAAGACAGCAACCAGAACGGTGCTGTAGATACAGGGGAGTTACAAACACTCACTCAAGCTGGGATTACTTCAATTAGTTTGGTCTCTGATGAACAGCAACAAATACTAGATGATGGTTCAACCGTCTTTGGAAAAACCACTTTTACAAAAGACGATGGAACTACGGGCGAGGTAGCCGATGTTGCGTTTAAATATAAAACCAGTGGCTATAAAATGGTTAAAACTGATAGTGGTTATGAGATGCGATTAGAGCAAGACTCTAGTGAGAAAGGCAGTTATTTCCATACCTCGCCTGATGCGCTGAATATCAACCTTAAGGATAATAATTATGATATTGTCACGGGTAATATTGGCGATGATACGCTAGATGGCTCTACCACTGATTATGATGTATTAATATCAGGCGGTGCTGGAGATGATACATTACTAGGTGGTAGTGGAAATGACATACTTATTGGTGGTGCAGGACTTGACACCTTTAATGCAGGTAGTGGTAACGACACTATTACGGTGAATAACGATGACATTTTAACCAGCACCTATATTGATGGCGGTAGCGGATATGACAAGTTGGTGATTAAAGGTGATAGCACCGTTAATGTCAACTTAGACGAACTCAATATAGAATCCGTTACCTTAGGTGATGGCATCTCAACAGTTACAGGAAATAGTGATGATGTCAATTACTTAATTATTGGAGGCACTAATACCGCCACCATTACTACAGCAGGTGGTAGGGATATTATTTATGGTGGTGTGTCTGTTGACACTATTAACTCTGGTAGCGGAGATGATTATATTGTTACAGATAATGGCGATGATGTTATTAATGCAGGAGATGGCGATGATGTTATCTATGGTGGTGCGGGTGATGACGCTATCAATGCAGGCAGTGGTAAAGACACTATTTACTTAGAAGGTGATTTAGATGTTATCTCAGGTGGTAGTGATGCCGATACCTTTAAGCTCTCTTATCAAGACCAAGAAGCAAAGTCTGGGCTGACTAACTTAATCAAGGATTTTGAATTAGGCGTTGACACACTTGATTTAAGCAATGTTAAAAGCATGCGTTCAATGGATGATATTAGCATTAGTTCTGTCAATCAAAATGGTAAAACTTATGCCAAGATTGATGTTGGACACAATAAAAATGCAATTTATTTAGAAGGTGTAAGCAGTAGTTTTTTAACTAAAGACAACTTTGAATTCTACAACCATAAAGCAATCAATCTTGCTGAGGTAACACTCTCAATGAGTGAAGACCAAAGCCTCACCATTACCTCAGCACAACTACTGGCTAATGTCATTGATTTTGATGGGGATGATTTGAGCGTGGTTAGTCTTTCTGTTGTTGGTAGTGATGCAGGTAATGCAACATTAACTGATAACAATAATGGTACTTGGACACTCACACCAAAGGCTAATTTTAGTGGAGATATTGCATTTAATTATCAGATTAGTGATGGTTATGAGGCTACTGATGCCAAAGCCAAGATAACTGTTGAAGCGGTGGCTGATAAAGTTAGTGTGGTAGATAATGGCAAACAAGCAACAACTTACGGACTGAATATTGAAAACGACTTTTGGGACAAAATTGGCTATCATAAATTGGTTAGTAGTTATGAGAGTTACACTATGCAAGAAGGCTCTTCTGCGTATCTGTTGCAAACCACAACTAAAACAGGTGTTAGCGGGACTAAAACTTACAGTAGCGATATTGACAGTTTCTTAACCCTTGGTGATAGCAGTGTCAAAGATGTGAGTTCTCAAGCAAGCAATGGTTCTGCACTGAAGAGTAATTTTATTGTTAGCGAAGGCGATACAGTGAGTTTCCATTACATGTTTGATACCGATGATTATCAGCCCTATGTTGATTTTGCTACCTATTCTATTGGCAATGAAGTTTATCAATTATCCAGTGTGGCTGAAGTAGGTAACTTTGGCAACTCAGGCTGGAAAGAAATTTCTTTTGTAGCACAAAGTTCAGGTAATCTTGGATTTGCTGTGCTAAACCTCAAAGACGGTGCTGTTAATAGTAGTCTTTTGATTGACAATGTTGTTGTTAACGCAGAAAATAATCAAGTACAAGTAGGCGATATTTATAAACTACCATTTGATTTTAATCTAGCAGGTATTGATGGTTCAGAAAGCCTAACCATCATTATTAAAGGTCTACCGAATAGTGCAACACTTTCTCATGGTTCATTACTGACCAATGGTTATTGGCAACTAACCAAGACGCAATATGATAATTTAGAAATCACCTTTAGTGAAAAAAATAAAACCTATAATCTAACCGTTAATGCAATCTCAACAGAAAGTAGCAATGGGGATACTAACATCGTTAGTCAAACTGCTCAAGTTAAAGTAAGCAGTTCAAGTGCGTTAACAGATTTAGCTTTCTCAGTAGCGGAAGATAATCTACTGGTGATTGATAAAAGCACAATTACCAACAATATCGGTGTAGATAATATAACCATTACCAATATTGGAAGTGAAAACTCTATTAGTTCTATTGATGAAAATGGCAATATCAAAATAGTACCAAATGACAACTATAGTGGATTAGAGACACTCAGCTATACAGTAGTAGCTGGTGGCAACGAGTACTACGGCAATATCAATGTAGAGGTGGTTGCTAGAGCAGACAGCCCACTACTGCTTGTTGAAACCAACGATTATGTATTTGATTTTTCCTCAGGTAATCTTAACAATTGGCAAACAGTTGGTGATGTTGATGTGGTGAGTAGCTATGATGGCTTTAACTCAGCAGATAATGATGGCTACATGGCAAGGCTAACCACTGGATATGGTTCTGTTGACCAAAGTGTGCTTGAGAGTTTTATGAACATGGGTAATGGTAAGCTAGATACCTTTAATGGCAATGCTACCAATGGCTCAGCCATGCAAACAGTGATAGATGTTAAAACAGGCGATATAGTGTCTTTTGAATATATATTTTCAACTAATGATTATGCACCTTATAATGATTTTGCCTTAGTTAAAATTGGTGATGACAGTTTCAAACTATCAGATGTTAGTACTGTAGGTGATTATGGTGCATCCGATGGTTGGCAGAAATTCCAATATATTGCAAGTAGTAATGGTAAGCTCAATCTTGCAGTTGCTAACCTGCTAGATACTTGGGTTAGTTCATCACTGATGATTGATAATGTGGTGATTAGCTCAAATAACACTTTAGAAGTGGCATCTAACTCAACCTTAGCATTGCCAATTACAGCAGTTCTGAATGATACGGATGGTTCTGAAACATTAAGTATTAGTATTAAGAATCTGCCAAGTGAAGTAACCCTTAATAATGGTGCAAAACAAGCAGATGGCTCTTACTTACTAAGTCAAAATGATTTAAGCAATCTACAACTTATCACTGGCAATTTCTCGGGTCATCTTAATATAGAAATTGAAGCAACATCAGTAGAATTCTCAAATTCAGATACTGCAACAAGTTCTAAAACTCTGAGTATTGATGTGATTCAAACGGGTGATGCCAATGATAATCAACTGGTTGGCGATGAAGGTGATAATATCATTAGAGGCTTGGCAGGTGATGATACTATCACTGGCATCCAAGGAGACGATACCTTGAGTGGTGGCTTAGGCAGTGATACATTTGTCTATAGTAATAATAATGATGGCAATGATACGATTACTGACTTTAGTTTATCTGAGGGTGATAAGTTAGACCTCTCAGATTTAGTCGATTATCAAGAGGGTCAGAATATCACTGATTTTGTTAGCGTTGAAAATATAGGCAATGATAGTATTGTTCATATAGATTCTGATGGTGCTGGCATTGGTGAGAGTTATGTGAGTATTACGCTATCCAATGCAACTTTATCATTTGAAGATTTATCTAATGCTGATGTCTTGATTGTGCTGTAA
- the rpmB gene encoding 50S ribosomal protein L28 yields MAKVCQVTGKRPISGNNVSHANNRTRRRFYPNLHTHRFWVEAENRFVKLKLTAKGLRTIDKKGIDVVLKEIRARGEKV; encoded by the coding sequence ATGGCAAAAGTATGTCAAGTAACGGGTAAACGCCCAATAAGTGGAAACAATGTTTCTCACGCAAACAACAGAACGCGTCGTCGTTTTTATCCAAACTTGCACACGCATCGTTTTTGGGTAGAAGCTGAGAACCGTTTTGTTAAGTTGAAATTAACGGCAAAAGGCTTGCGTACTATTGATAAAAAAGGCATTGATGTTGTTTTAAAAGAAATTCGCGCCCGTGGCGAAAAGGTTTAA
- a CDS encoding helix-turn-helix domain-containing protein: MPFLILKAQKPIANMPTELVTIGDHIRAKRLKSTEPLKETASKIGVNQWTLMNWEKHRTKNIPAKYYPKIMEYLTYCPLIQDAEIKNTPKTLGQKIKLHRLHQGLNQKKFAKLLKVDPTTVKFWESGERKPSIKTVQKLIKIMGIFDFQKF; the protein is encoded by the coding sequence ATGCCGTTTTTGATACTAAAGGCACAGAAACCTATTGCTAATATGCCTACTGAGTTAGTAACCATAGGCGACCATATAAGGGCTAAGAGGCTAAAAAGCACAGAACCACTCAAAGAAACTGCAAGTAAAATTGGGGTAAATCAATGGACACTAATGAACTGGGAAAAGCACAGAACCAAAAATATCCCTGCAAAGTATTATCCTAAAATTATGGAGTATTTGACTTACTGTCCTTTAATCCAAGATGCAGAAATTAAAAACACGCCTAAAACATTGGGGCAAAAAATCAAACTTCACAGACTTCATCAAGGGCTTAATCAAAAGAAATTCGCCAAACTGTTAAAAGTTGACCCAACTACGGTTAAATTTTGGGAAAGTGGGGAAAGAAAACCGTCAATAAAAACAGTTCAAAAACTAATAAAAATTATGGGTATTTTCGACTTTCAGAAATTTTGA
- a CDS encoding magnesium chelatase subunit ChlI family protein, with amino-acid sequence MLAQKPCPCGYYGDGTAKCHCTADQIDKYKNKISGPLLDRIDMVLTVPPLPKEILLNQTAEETETSETIRQRVIKAYNIQLKRQGKSNDKLAPDEIEKLTHLNADNKHLLSSVIDKLNLSARAYHRILKVARTIADLEGNAIVDKPHLIEAIGYRRHN; translated from the coding sequence ATGTTGGCACAGAAACCCTGCCCATGCGGCTATTATGGCGATGGCACAGCTAAATGCCATTGCACAGCCGACCAAATTGATAAATACAAAAACAAAATATCAGGTCCATTATTAGACAGAATCGATATGGTACTAACCGTGCCACCCCTACCAAAAGAAATCCTGCTTAACCAAACCGCAGAAGAAACCGAAACCAGCGAAACCATCAGGCAACGCGTCATCAAAGCTTACAACATACAACTCAAACGCCAAGGTAAATCTAACGACAAACTTGCGCCCGATGAAATCGAAAAACTTACTCATCTAAATGCAGACAACAAACACTTATTATCCAGCGTCATCGACAAGCTCAACCTATCCGCCCGCGCCTACCACCGCATCCTAAAAGTTGCCAGAACCATTGCTGATTTAGAAGGCAATGCAATTGTGGATAAGCCGCACTTGATTGAAGCGATTGGGTATCGACGACATAATTGA
- a CDS encoding type II toxin-antitoxin system Phd/YefM family antitoxin, with amino-acid sequence MMDKILSNYSASISEFKKSPTKILNNAKGESVAILNHNTPYGYFVPSALYEQFINLADDYLLGQEVEKRANSKNKTIPVSLDAL; translated from the coding sequence ATGATGGATAAGATACTATCAAACTATTCAGCAAGCATTAGCGAGTTTAAAAAATCGCCCACTAAAATATTAAACAACGCCAAAGGCGAAAGCGTAGCAATCTTAAACCATAACACCCCTTATGGTTATTTTGTGCCAAGTGCGTTATATGAGCAATTTATAAACTTAGCAGATGATTATCTATTGGGGCAAGAAGTGGAAAAAAGAGCAAACAGCAAAAACAAGACAATCCCTGTTAGTTTAGATGCGTTATAA
- the rpmG gene encoding 50S ribosomal protein L33, which yields MREKIRLVSSAKTGHFYTTTKNKRLHPEKVEVKKFDPVVRQHVMYKEAKIK from the coding sequence ATGAGAGAGAAAATTAGATTGGTATCATCTGCAAAGACAGGTCACTTTTACACAACAACCAAGAACAAGCGACTTCACCCAGAAAAAGTAGAAGTTAAAAAGTTTGATCCAGTTGTTCGTCAACATGTTATGTATAAGGAAGCAAAAATTAAGTAA